In a genomic window of Micromonospora cremea:
- a CDS encoding Leu/Phe/Val dehydrogenase — MGVFASTDDPVSTGHEQIVFCQDKQSGLKAIIGIYSTALGPALGGTRFYPYANEDAALADVLDLSRGMAYKNALAGLDLGGGKAVIWGDPEQIKSEALLRAYGRFVESLAGRYYTACDVGTYVADMDVVARETRYVTGRSVEHGGAGDSSILTAWGVFQGMRAAAEHVWGTPSLRGRRVGVAGLGKVGKYLTGHLLEDGAEVVATDVNPKALAWARTTHPQVTLLDDAAALVAADIDVYAPCALGGALNDDTVPALRAKVVAGAANNQLAHPGIEKLLADRGILYTPDYVVNAGGVIQVADEIEGFNFDRAKLRATRIYDTTRQILHLADAEGVPPAVAADRLAERRMAEVGRLRTIHLR; from the coding sequence ATGGGCGTATTCGCGAGCACCGACGACCCGGTATCGACCGGTCACGAACAGATCGTGTTCTGCCAGGACAAGCAGAGCGGCCTGAAGGCGATCATCGGGATCTACTCCACCGCGCTGGGGCCGGCGCTGGGCGGCACCCGCTTCTACCCGTACGCCAACGAGGACGCGGCGCTCGCCGACGTGCTCGACCTGTCCCGCGGGATGGCGTACAAGAACGCTCTCGCCGGGCTTGACCTGGGCGGTGGCAAGGCGGTCATCTGGGGCGACCCCGAGCAGATCAAGAGCGAGGCGCTGCTGCGCGCGTACGGCCGCTTCGTGGAGTCGCTGGCCGGTCGCTACTACACCGCCTGCGACGTGGGGACGTACGTGGCGGACATGGACGTAGTGGCCCGGGAGACCCGCTACGTGACCGGCCGCAGCGTGGAGCACGGCGGCGCGGGCGACTCCTCGATCCTGACCGCCTGGGGCGTCTTCCAGGGCATGCGTGCCGCCGCCGAGCACGTGTGGGGCACCCCGAGCCTGCGCGGCCGCCGGGTCGGTGTGGCCGGCCTGGGCAAGGTCGGCAAGTACCTGACCGGGCACCTGCTGGAGGACGGCGCCGAGGTGGTGGCCACCGACGTCAACCCGAAGGCGCTGGCGTGGGCACGCACCACCCACCCGCAGGTCACCCTGCTGGACGACGCCGCCGCGCTGGTCGCCGCCGACATCGACGTGTACGCCCCGTGCGCGCTGGGTGGCGCGCTGAACGACGACACCGTGCCGGCGCTGCGGGCCAAGGTGGTCGCCGGGGCGGCGAACAACCAGCTCGCCCACCCGGGCATCGAGAAGCTGCTGGCCGACCGGGGCATCCTGTACACCCCGGACTACGTGGTCAACGCCGGCGGCGTGATCCAGGTGGCGGACGAGATCGAGGGCTTCAACTTCGACCGGGCGAAGCTCCGGGCGACCCGGATCTACGACACCACCCGGCAGATCCTGCACCTGGCCGATGCCGAGGGTGTGCCGCCGGCGGTGGCCGCGGACCGGCTGGCGGAGCGGCGGATGGCCGAGGTCGGCCGCCTGCGCACGATCCACCTGCGCTGA
- a CDS encoding BldC family transcriptional regulator yields MASRTHEPEPLLTPAEVASMFRVDPKTVTRWAKAGKLSAIRTLGGHRRYRESEVRALLQGQIPQQRQGD; encoded by the coding sequence ATGGCATCGCGAACGCACGAACCAGAGCCGCTACTCACGCCGGCCGAGGTGGCGTCGATGTTCCGTGTCGACCCGAAGACGGTGACCCGGTGGGCCAAGGCTGGCAAGCTCAGCGCCATCCGCACACTGGGTGGTCACCGTCGATACCGCGAGTCGGAGGTCAGGGCGCTGTTGCAGGGCCAGATCCCGCAGCAGCGTCAGGGCGACTGA
- a CDS encoding PPOX class F420-dependent oxidoreductase produces the protein MTTLDRLSAEKYILLTTFRKDGRAVPTPVWSVRDGEALAVWTRADSGKVKRIRRNGDVTVAPCDVRGRPHGAEVPAHATIYGNGDTGRVRDLLKHKYRLLGRLSLLGSRLRRGEGGTVGIRLTLAEGQG, from the coding sequence GTGACCACGCTGGACCGACTGTCGGCCGAGAAGTACATCCTGCTCACGACCTTCCGCAAGGACGGTCGGGCGGTGCCGACCCCCGTCTGGTCGGTACGCGACGGCGAGGCGCTGGCGGTCTGGACGCGGGCCGACTCGGGCAAGGTGAAGCGGATCCGCCGCAACGGCGATGTGACCGTGGCGCCGTGCGACGTGCGGGGCCGGCCGCACGGGGCGGAGGTGCCAGCCCACGCGACGATCTACGGCAACGGCGACACCGGCCGGGTACGCGACCTGCTCAAGCACAAGTACCGGCTGCTCGGTCGACTGAGCCTGCTGGGCAGCCGGCTGCGCCGGGGTGAGGGTGGCACGGTCGGCATCCGGTTGACGCTTGCCGAGGGGCAGGGCTGA
- a CDS encoding class I SAM-dependent methyltransferase produces MTGEPQIGDVIGELLRDTLAVATGVGPRPLVGGRLPRPVIEIIERDDGLINGAPAAHYLDGPADWQPYDHRAVDRVRGETLDIGTGAGRIALLLQERGVPVTGLDTSAGALAVSRRRGVRRLVHGTVDTHVADGRRYDTFLLLGNNLGLFEGRERAPEFLAALAALARPGAQIIAHGTDPYGTRDPLHTGYHERNRRRGRLGGQLRLRLRYRELGTDWFDYLVCSADEFGALVQGSGWRLTDVDDRDAPYYLATLRLAD; encoded by the coding sequence ATGACGGGGGAACCTCAAATCGGTGACGTGATCGGCGAACTGCTGCGGGACACCCTCGCCGTGGCCACCGGGGTGGGCCCCCGGCCGCTGGTCGGCGGGCGGCTGCCCCGGCCGGTCATCGAGATCATCGAGCGGGACGACGGGTTGATCAATGGCGCGCCGGCCGCGCACTACCTGGACGGGCCAGCGGACTGGCAGCCGTACGACCACCGGGCGGTGGACCGGGTCCGGGGCGAGACGCTGGACATCGGCACCGGTGCCGGCCGGATCGCGCTGCTGCTCCAGGAGCGCGGCGTACCGGTCACCGGGCTGGACACCTCGGCGGGGGCGCTGGCGGTGAGCCGGCGCCGCGGCGTCCGGCGACTGGTGCACGGCACCGTCGACACGCACGTGGCCGACGGCCGGCGGTACGACACGTTCCTGCTCCTCGGCAACAACCTGGGGCTGTTCGAGGGGCGGGAGCGGGCACCGGAGTTCCTGGCCGCGCTCGCCGCGCTGGCCCGGCCAGGGGCGCAGATCATCGCGCACGGCACCGACCCGTACGGCACCCGCGACCCGCTGCACACCGGCTACCACGAGCGCAACCGCCGCCGGGGCCGGCTCGGCGGCCAGCTCCGGCTCCGGCTGCGCTACCGGGAGCTGGGCACCGACTGGTTCGACTACCTGGTCTGCTCGGCGGACGAGTTCGGCGCGCTGGTGCAGGGCAGCGGCTGGCGGCTGACCGATGTGGACGACCGTGACGCCCCCTACTACCTGGCCACCCTGCGCCTCGCCGACTGA
- a CDS encoding 3-hydroxyacyl-CoA dehydrogenase family protein: MSDRFVVVGAGTMGLGIAYVAAGAGHAVELVEVDPARGATALNRLAELWERAVQRGKLSADDAAANRQPVTLRPTLAEVAPAPEVIVEAVPERLDLKRAVLRDAAALRPALLGSNTSSIAIGDLAAGLDQPERFLGLHFFNPVWAMALLEIVVGPATAEETTAAAVALAARLGKDPVVVRDLPGFATSRLGVTLGLEAIRMVADGVASPADIDKAMVLGYRHPIGPLELTDLVGLDVRLDIARTLQAAYGDRFAPPPLLVEMVAAGRLGKKSGHGFYRWDGGAKQ; encoded by the coding sequence ATGAGCGATCGTTTCGTGGTCGTCGGTGCGGGCACGATGGGGCTCGGCATCGCGTACGTGGCGGCCGGGGCCGGGCACGCCGTCGAGCTGGTCGAGGTGGACCCCGCCCGGGGCGCGACCGCGCTGAACCGGCTCGCCGAGCTGTGGGAGCGGGCGGTGCAGCGCGGGAAACTGAGCGCCGACGACGCCGCGGCGAACCGCCAGCCTGTCACGCTGCGCCCGACTCTCGCCGAGGTCGCCCCCGCACCGGAGGTGATCGTGGAGGCGGTGCCGGAGCGGCTCGACCTGAAGCGGGCGGTGCTGCGTGACGCTGCCGCGCTGCGCCCGGCACTGCTGGGCAGCAACACCTCCAGCATCGCCATCGGTGACCTGGCCGCGGGGCTGGACCAGCCCGAGCGCTTCCTCGGCCTGCACTTCTTCAACCCGGTCTGGGCGATGGCGCTGCTGGAGATCGTGGTCGGCCCGGCCACCGCCGAGGAGACCACCGCCGCAGCCGTCGCGCTCGCCGCCCGGCTGGGCAAGGACCCCGTCGTGGTACGCGACCTGCCTGGCTTCGCCACCTCACGGCTCGGGGTCACCCTCGGCCTCGAGGCGATCCGGATGGTCGCCGACGGGGTGGCCAGCCCGGCCGACATCGACAAGGCGATGGTGCTGGGCTACCGGCACCCGATCGGGCCGCTGGAGCTGACCGACCTCGTCGGCCTGGACGTGCGGCTGGACATCGCCCGCACCCTCCAGGCCGCGTACGGGGATCGCTTCGCACCGCCGCCGTTGCTGGTGGAGATGGTGGCCGCCGGGCGGCTGGGCAAGAAGTCCGGGCACGGCTTCTACCGGTGGGACGGCGGTGCCAAGCAGTGA
- a CDS encoding enoyl-CoA hydratase/isomerase family protein yields MSGGLRIEERPDRLVVTLDRPEKRNAIDADLIAELHQVCAELEARPRLLLLTGGAAGIFAGGADIGQLRERGRTDALAAINSAAFARVRALPMPSVAAVDGPALGGGAELAYACDLRVCTARAVFGQPEVRLGILAGAGATHRLPALIGEARAKELLFTGRRVVATEALRIGLVNRVVDEPGDLLAVAHGLLDEMAHGSSLALRLTKLAVDAPAAAHPQLDLVSQAVLFEDEEKHRRMTEFLERRRPR; encoded by the coding sequence GTGAGCGGGGGGCTGCGGATCGAGGAGCGGCCGGACCGGCTGGTGGTCACCCTGGACCGGCCGGAGAAGCGCAACGCCATCGACGCCGACCTGATCGCCGAACTGCACCAGGTCTGTGCCGAGTTGGAGGCGCGCCCACGGCTGCTGCTGCTCACCGGGGGCGCGGCGGGCATCTTCGCCGGTGGCGCCGACATCGGTCAGCTCCGGGAGCGGGGCCGTACCGACGCCCTGGCCGCGATCAACTCGGCCGCCTTCGCCCGGGTCAGGGCGCTGCCGATGCCGAGCGTGGCCGCCGTGGACGGTCCGGCGCTGGGCGGTGGCGCGGAACTGGCGTACGCCTGCGATCTGCGGGTGTGCACGGCGCGGGCGGTCTTCGGCCAACCGGAGGTCCGGTTGGGCATCCTGGCCGGCGCCGGCGCGACCCACCGGCTGCCCGCGCTCATCGGCGAGGCCCGGGCCAAGGAGCTGCTCTTCACCGGCCGGCGGGTGGTTGCCACGGAGGCGCTGCGGATCGGTCTGGTGAACCGGGTGGTGGACGAGCCCGGTGACCTGCTGGCGGTGGCGCACGGGCTGCTGGACGAGATGGCCCACGGCTCGTCGCTGGCGCTGCGGCTGACCAAGCTGGCGGTGGACGCGCCGGCCGCCGCGCACCCGCAGCTCGACCTGGTCAGCCAGGCGGTGCTCTTCGAGGACGAGGAGAAACACCGCCGAATGACCGAGTTCCTGGAGCGCCGTCGGCCCCGGTGA
- a CDS encoding ABC transporter substrate-binding protein, with protein MLVSRRSRVASLAACATILLATSACGNDKAEEKSAQQVRLYGTDGNMLNSYPAELKERANLVDGMKGTTPLTPLPEDFKSRLRSVDPALTDYLYAAETYDAVVIGVLAAQLAGSNDPAAIAKQIVGVTNDGQRCEDPATCLTLARAGQDIEYRSVSLTRAGFTDKGEPATASYATLTFDGQQINDGKTEFVGAGTESAASTKTPPKPKKQPSGENPDQEPLVLGGLLPKTGDLAISYAPMAAGAALAIREVNAAGGALGKPVVWKDGDDGTSPAVAKATVAKHVADDVSVIIGAGASGISREVLPDVVKAGKILFSPCNTDAGLTDVEDKGLYFRTAPPDSLQGRALADVILRDGSQKIVIVARKDSYGEGLQATARDELQKAGIAEDRIKLLTYEPPADAEAPPVDFTGGAKEIKDFGADAVLVIGFGESAQVIRALADSGVQIRH; from the coding sequence ATGCTCGTATCACGCCGCTCGCGGGTGGCCTCACTGGCCGCCTGCGCGACGATCCTGCTTGCCACAAGCGCCTGCGGGAATGACAAGGCCGAGGAGAAAAGCGCCCAACAGGTGCGCCTCTATGGCACGGACGGCAACATGCTCAACTCCTACCCTGCGGAGTTGAAGGAACGTGCCAATCTCGTCGATGGGATGAAGGGAACCACGCCGCTCACCCCACTGCCTGAGGACTTCAAGAGCCGGCTACGGTCCGTCGATCCGGCGCTGACGGACTACCTCTACGCCGCGGAGACCTACGACGCTGTGGTGATCGGGGTGCTCGCCGCCCAACTGGCCGGGAGCAACGACCCGGCAGCCATCGCGAAGCAGATCGTCGGCGTGACCAACGACGGTCAGCGCTGCGAGGACCCGGCGACCTGCCTGACGCTGGCCCGCGCAGGCCAGGACATCGAGTACCGCAGCGTGTCGCTGACCCGGGCGGGCTTCACCGACAAGGGTGAGCCGGCCACCGCAAGCTACGCCACGCTGACCTTCGACGGGCAGCAGATCAACGACGGCAAGACCGAGTTCGTCGGTGCGGGCACCGAGTCGGCGGCGAGCACCAAGACGCCGCCGAAGCCGAAGAAGCAGCCCTCGGGAGAGAACCCCGACCAGGAGCCGCTGGTTCTGGGCGGCCTGCTGCCGAAGACCGGTGACCTGGCGATCTCCTACGCGCCGATGGCGGCCGGCGCGGCGCTGGCGATCAGGGAGGTCAACGCCGCCGGCGGCGCGCTGGGCAAGCCGGTGGTCTGGAAGGACGGCGACGACGGCACCAGCCCGGCGGTGGCCAAGGCGACCGTGGCCAAGCACGTGGCGGACGACGTCAGCGTGATCATCGGCGCCGGCGCATCCGGTATCTCCCGGGAGGTGCTGCCGGATGTGGTGAAGGCCGGAAAGATCCTCTTCTCGCCGTGCAACACCGACGCCGGCCTGACCGACGTGGAGGACAAGGGTCTCTACTTCCGGACCGCCCCGCCGGACAGCCTCCAGGGCCGGGCGCTGGCCGACGTGATCCTCCGCGACGGGTCGCAGAAGATCGTCATCGTCGCCCGTAAGGACTCCTACGGCGAGGGCCTCCAGGCCACCGCCCGCGACGAGCTGCAGAAGGCCGGCATCGCCGAAGACCGCATCAAGCTGCTCACCTACGAGCCGCCGGCCGATGCCGAGGCTCCTCCGGTCGACTTCACCGGTGGTGCGAAGGAGATCAAGGACTTCGGCGCGGACGCCGTGCTGGTCATCGGCTTCGGCGAATCCGCCCAGGTGATCCGGGCGCTCGCCGACAGCGGGGTGCAGATCCGGCACTGA
- a CDS encoding DUF2786 domain-containing protein encodes MSEAMLSKVRKLLAQAEDPACTTAESAAFTAKATELIARYGVDRALLAARDPATDPVGDRVVDIVAPYARDKVGLLAAVAEPLRCRCVRRRQGSGFALHLFGFASDLERVDLLFTSLLVQAAHGLAGTAVPAGEHPAAFRRSWLAGFAQVIGGRLWAAETAAASGSGTPSVALVLADRSDRVQRRLAEQYPRLRTAPPRRLAGTGFGPGAEAGRRADLGGRDLGGGAATERQLGR; translated from the coding sequence ATGTCCGAGGCGATGCTCAGCAAGGTGCGCAAACTGCTGGCCCAGGCCGAAGACCCGGCCTGCACGACCGCGGAGTCTGCCGCTTTCACCGCCAAGGCGACCGAGTTGATCGCCCGCTACGGCGTGGATCGAGCACTGCTCGCCGCCCGGGATCCGGCGACCGACCCGGTCGGCGACCGCGTGGTGGACATCGTCGCTCCGTACGCCCGGGACAAGGTCGGCCTGCTCGCCGCGGTCGCCGAACCGCTGCGCTGCCGCTGCGTACGCCGCCGGCAGGGCAGCGGGTTCGCGCTGCACCTGTTCGGCTTCGCCAGCGACCTGGAGCGGGTCGACCTGCTCTTCACCTCGCTGCTCGTGCAGGCGGCGCACGGCCTGGCAGGCACGGCGGTGCCGGCCGGGGAGCATCCCGCCGCCTTCCGCCGGTCCTGGCTCGCCGGGTTCGCGCAGGTGATCGGGGGGCGGCTCTGGGCGGCCGAGACGGCGGCGGCCAGCGGCTCGGGCACGCCGTCGGTGGCGCTCGTGCTGGCCGACCGCTCCGATCGGGTGCAGCGGCGACTCGCCGAGCAGTACCCGCGGCTGCGCACCGCGCCGCCGCGCCGGCTGGCCGGCACCGGCTTCGGGCCCGGGGCGGAGGCCGGGCGCCGCGCGGATCTGGGCGGCCGGGACCTCGGTGGCGGCGCGGCCACGGAACGACAACTCGGCCGCTGA
- a CDS encoding SRPBCC family protein, whose amino-acid sequence MGQEMADPADIRQDLERFSLRCTLLVPGSAENAFAVFTDDLTEWWVTEYTWSGPGVLAELGMEPRAGGMLYEIGPYGFRADWGRVLTWDPPRRLVFVWQIGPDRVPVPDPARASEVEVLFLPDGPERTRVELEHRHFDRHGEAAEGYRKALTAGWHELLTRYLATVSRRHPTTPA is encoded by the coding sequence ATGGGACAGGAGATGGCTGATCCGGCCGACATCCGGCAGGACCTGGAACGGTTCTCCTTACGGTGCACCCTCCTCGTCCCAGGCTCCGCCGAGAACGCGTTCGCGGTCTTCACCGACGACCTGACCGAGTGGTGGGTCACCGAATACACCTGGTCCGGCCCGGGTGTCCTGGCCGAGCTGGGCATGGAGCCGCGAGCCGGCGGCATGCTCTACGAGATCGGCCCGTACGGCTTTCGCGCCGACTGGGGCCGGGTGCTCACCTGGGACCCGCCGCGCCGACTCGTCTTCGTCTGGCAGATCGGCCCGGACCGGGTGCCGGTGCCGGACCCGGCCCGGGCCAGCGAGGTGGAGGTGCTGTTCCTCCCCGACGGCCCCGAGCGCACCCGGGTCGAGCTGGAGCACCGGCACTTCGACCGGCACGGCGAAGCGGCCGAGGGGTACCGCAAGGCCCTCACCGCCGGCTGGCACGAGCTGCTCACCCGCTACCTCGCAACGGTGTCGCGCCGCCACCCCACCACCCCCGCCTGA
- a CDS encoding VOC family protein translates to MFRTPQIVLFSADVPRAVRFYSRLGFTETFRVPTEGEPIHVDLVLDGYKIGIASVASTRDDHGLDPVPEGQRAAVILWTDDTASAYAEITGSGAPALASPHEWLGRLLIAWTADPDGNPIQIVQPL, encoded by the coding sequence ATGTTTCGTACTCCGCAGATTGTCCTCTTCAGTGCAGACGTTCCGCGCGCAGTCAGGTTCTACTCGCGCCTTGGGTTCACCGAGACGTTCCGAGTCCCAACCGAGGGCGAGCCGATTCACGTCGATCTCGTGCTCGACGGCTACAAGATCGGGATCGCCTCGGTCGCTTCCACCCGCGACGATCACGGCCTCGACCCGGTGCCCGAGGGTCAGCGGGCCGCCGTGATTCTGTGGACCGATGACACGGCTTCCGCGTACGCGGAGATCACCGGAAGCGGAGCTCCCGCCCTGGCGTCACCCCATGAATGGCTCGGTCGCCTGCTGATCGCATGGACCGCCGACCCTGATGGCAACCCGATCCAGATCGTCCAGCCGCTCTGA
- a CDS encoding cation diffusion facilitator family transporter → MSASLLTPERRAVLARRSLWLAYATAGYNLLEGLVAIAAGAAASSAALIGFGLDSFVEVSSAAVLIWQFRSRVPEDRERRALRLIGASFFALAAWVTFDAARALLSGGDADASPVGIGLAVASLLVMPLLVRAKRRTGRELGSATVMADSTQTMLCTYLSAVLLVGLVLNAAWGWSWADPIAALAIAGVAVKEGVEAWRGEHCDDCAPLPAAGLAVDRSPGCADGCCSDGKA, encoded by the coding sequence ATGAGCGCGTCGCTGCTGACCCCCGAACGCCGGGCGGTGCTCGCCCGGCGCAGCCTGTGGCTGGCGTACGCCACCGCCGGCTACAACCTCCTGGAGGGCCTGGTCGCGATCGCCGCCGGCGCGGCGGCGTCCTCCGCGGCACTGATCGGCTTCGGCCTCGACTCGTTCGTCGAGGTGTCCAGCGCGGCCGTGCTGATCTGGCAGTTCCGCTCCCGGGTGCCGGAGGATCGCGAACGGCGGGCCCTCCGGCTCATCGGCGCGTCGTTCTTCGCCCTCGCCGCCTGGGTGACCTTCGATGCCGCCCGCGCACTGCTGTCCGGCGGCGACGCCGACGCCAGCCCGGTCGGTATCGGCCTCGCCGTCGCGTCACTGCTCGTGATGCCGCTGCTCGTACGCGCCAAGCGACGCACCGGGCGGGAGCTCGGCTCGGCAACCGTCATGGCCGACTCGACACAGACCATGCTCTGCACCTACCTGTCAGCGGTGCTACTCGTCGGCCTGGTCCTCAACGCCGCCTGGGGCTGGTCGTGGGCCGACCCGATCGCCGCACTCGCCATCGCCGGGGTCGCGGTCAAGGAAGGCGTCGAAGCCTGGCGGGGTGAACACTGCGACGACTGCGCACCCCTCCCTGCCGCCGGCCTCGCCGTCGACCGGTCTCCGGGCTGCGCCGATGGCTGCTGCAGCGACGGGAAGGCGTGA
- a CDS encoding ArsR/SmtB family transcription factor has translation MAISIAPGLAPAAALFRSLGDSTRLAILRRIASGEVRVVDLTGELGLAQSTVSKHLACLRDCGLIDYRVAGRQSFYALTRPELLDLLRSAEQVLAATGEAVALCPTYGTATDVPLAPGA, from the coding sequence GTGGCGATTAGTATTGCTCCGGGACTTGCTCCGGCTGCCGCGCTGTTCCGGTCCCTCGGCGACTCGACCCGGCTGGCCATCCTGCGCCGGATCGCGTCCGGCGAGGTTCGCGTGGTGGACCTGACCGGCGAGTTGGGGCTGGCGCAGTCGACGGTGTCGAAGCACCTGGCATGTCTGCGCGACTGCGGCCTGATCGACTACCGGGTCGCGGGGCGTCAGTCCTTCTACGCCCTGACCCGGCCGGAACTGCTCGACCTGCTGCGCTCGGCGGAGCAGGTTCTGGCCGCCACGGGTGAAGCGGTCGCCCTCTGCCCGACCTACGGCACTGCGACCGACGTCCCGCTGGCGCCGGGCGCATGA
- a CDS encoding histidine phosphatase family protein yields MPTEIVFETHSWSEDNDRGLATGWLPGQLSSRGRALAAEVGQRRRSDGIEAVFVSDLRRAVQTADIAFSGTAIPVLHDWRLRECDYGERNGMPAAELHERRGRYLDRPYPGGESWRQAVHRVGRFLDDLSLRWTGRRVLVIGHVATRWGLDHWINGVPLEDLVDADFAWRAGWEYRMARSTRDEWR; encoded by the coding sequence ATGCCGACTGAGATTGTCTTCGAGACGCACTCCTGGAGCGAAGACAACGACCGGGGCCTTGCCACCGGGTGGCTACCGGGCCAACTGTCCTCCAGGGGACGAGCGTTGGCAGCCGAGGTCGGCCAGCGCAGACGTAGCGACGGCATCGAGGCGGTATTCGTCTCGGACCTGCGCCGGGCTGTGCAGACGGCCGACATAGCCTTCTCGGGAACCGCGATCCCCGTGCTGCACGATTGGCGCCTGCGGGAGTGTGACTACGGGGAGCGTAACGGCATGCCGGCCGCCGAGCTGCACGAGCGGCGCGGCCGCTACCTGGACCGTCCCTACCCGGGCGGTGAGAGCTGGCGACAGGCCGTGCACCGGGTCGGGCGCTTTCTCGATGACCTGTCGCTGCGGTGGACGGGCCGGCGAGTCCTGGTGATCGGGCACGTCGCCACTCGATGGGGACTCGACCATTGGATAAACGGAGTCCCGCTGGAGGACCTGGTTGACGCCGACTTCGCCTGGCGTGCGGGCTGGGAGTACCGGATGGCGCGATCAACGCGGGATGAGTGGCGGTGA
- a CDS encoding polysaccharide deacetylase family protein, with product MQARAVLASALAVVLTLAGCAQPDGTLAPLGAPQPVESTMPPTPKPTPSPRPTRAKPPKPTLRPLPAKLPAGLRRSTGVRPVALTFDDGPSPAWTPKVLDQLRAARVTATFCLVGHEVQRHPELVRRIVREGHQLCNHSWRHDLDLARRPVAEIRADLARTNKAIQTAAPGAPVPFYRQPGGRWTPEVLEVAKDLGMRPLHWNVDPQDWDKPTAATIAKRVHSAARPGAVVLLHDGGGNRAATLAACPHVIADLKRRFGITRLR from the coding sequence ATGCAAGCCCGCGCCGTCCTGGCGTCCGCCCTCGCCGTGGTGCTGACCCTGGCCGGCTGTGCCCAACCGGACGGCACCCTCGCACCCCTCGGCGCGCCGCAGCCGGTGGAGTCGACGATGCCGCCCACCCCGAAACCCACCCCTTCGCCGCGTCCCACCCGCGCCAAGCCGCCGAAGCCCACCCTGCGGCCGCTGCCGGCCAAGCTCCCGGCCGGCCTGCGGCGCAGCACCGGCGTACGCCCGGTAGCCCTGACCTTCGATGACGGGCCCAGCCCGGCCTGGACGCCCAAGGTGCTCGACCAACTGCGGGCGGCCCGGGTGACCGCCACCTTCTGCCTGGTCGGCCATGAGGTGCAGCGCCACCCGGAGCTGGTCCGGCGCATCGTCCGGGAGGGACACCAGCTCTGCAACCACAGCTGGCGGCACGACCTCGACCTGGCCCGGCGGCCGGTTGCCGAGATCCGGGCCGACCTGGCCCGGACCAACAAGGCCATCCAGACGGCCGCCCCGGGCGCGCCGGTGCCCTTCTACCGCCAGCCGGGCGGCCGGTGGACGCCGGAGGTGCTGGAGGTGGCGAAGGATCTCGGGATGCGACCGCTGCACTGGAACGTCGACCCGCAGGACTGGGACAAGCCGACCGCTGCCACGATCGCCAAGCGGGTCCACTCCGCCGCCCGTCCCGGCGCCGTCGTGCTGCTGCACGACGGCGGCGGTAACCGGGCCGCGACGCTCGCCGCCTGTCCGCACGTGATCGCCGACCTGAAGCGCCGCTTCGGCATCACCCGGCTCCGCTAG
- a CDS encoding MerR family transcriptional regulator: MVDEALSAGAVARRLGVAVTTLRTWHQRYGLGPSEHIPGHHRRYTPADLARLEIMRRLTAEGVSPAEAARWARQAPDPMPADAVARSRIRPPGRDGGGTIPVGRAGPAARGLARAAMRLDSAAISETIAQALAVGGVVATWDHLLRPVLAGIGDRHAATGGLIEVEHLVSRCVSEAFAASSRAAASSGPARILLACADEEQHSLPLEALGAALSEAGLTYRMLGARVPVPALVEAVTRTGPAAVVLWSHTRATADPSQLSALLAAPRRPLLVLAAGPGWRADTLPAGVVRPADLAEAVSLAVAVRDSLDQ; encoded by the coding sequence GTGGTCGATGAGGCGCTGAGCGCGGGCGCCGTCGCGCGCCGGCTGGGGGTCGCGGTCACCACGCTGCGCACCTGGCACCAGCGCTACGGGCTCGGGCCCAGTGAGCACATCCCGGGCCACCACCGCCGGTACACGCCGGCCGACCTGGCCCGTCTCGAAATCATGCGACGGCTCACCGCCGAGGGGGTGAGCCCCGCCGAGGCGGCCCGTTGGGCCCGCCAGGCGCCCGATCCCATGCCCGCCGACGCCGTCGCCCGGAGCCGGATCCGCCCGCCGGGTCGGGACGGCGGCGGAACCATTCCGGTGGGCCGCGCCGGCCCGGCCGCCAGAGGGCTGGCCCGGGCGGCCATGCGGCTGGACTCGGCGGCGATCAGCGAGACGATCGCGCAGGCCCTCGCCGTCGGTGGAGTCGTCGCGACCTGGGATCACCTGCTGCGCCCGGTGCTCGCCGGCATCGGTGACCGGCACGCCGCCACCGGCGGCCTGATCGAGGTGGAACACCTCGTCTCCCGCTGCGTGTCGGAGGCGTTCGCGGCGAGCAGCCGAGCCGCCGCGTCCAGCGGACCGGCCCGGATCCTGCTCGCCTGCGCCGATGAGGAGCAGCACAGCCTGCCGCTGGAGGCACTGGGCGCCGCGCTCTCCGAGGCCGGGCTCACCTACCGGATGCTCGGCGCCCGGGTGCCGGTCCCCGCCCTCGTCGAGGCGGTGACCCGGACCGGGCCGGCCGCCGTGGTGCTCTGGTCGCACACCCGGGCCACCGCGGACCCGAGTCAGCTCAGCGCGCTGCTCGCCGCCCCCCGCCGCCCGCTGCTGGTGCTCGCCGCCGGCCCCGGCTGGCGGGCCGACACCCTGCCCGCCGGGGTGGTGCGGCCAGCCGACCTGGCCGAGGCGGTCTCGCTCGCCGTCGCGGTCCGCGACTCGCTGGACCAGTAG